CCAAATAGGGTTTTAGAAGAATACAGGCGTAGACTTTCAGAGCTTAAAAAATCATCATGGGATCAAAAAAGCGATTTACTAGAGAAACAAGAAAATAAATTAAAACGTGGTATTGCTAGACTTATTGATAGTTATGCTCAAGAATATATTAATCAAGAAGAATTTGAACCACGAATTAAAGCAATGAAACAAAGTTTAAAAACAATTGAAGAGGAGAAGAAAAGGATATTCGATCAAAAGAAATTAAAACAGGAATTAACTTTGGTTGTAACCAATTTAGAAGACTTTTCTTCCAATATTACATCAAACCTTGATAACGCAGACTGGCTAACTAAACGTGATATTATTAGAACGTTAGTCAAGAGAATTGAAATTAACCTTGAGGACGTAAATGTGGTATTTCGTGTAAAAGAGCTACCAAACTCTCCTGGAAATAATCGAGAAGAAAAGAAAAATTTGCAACATTGTTGGCGGGGTAATTATACCTCCTTGCGGGGTACCAGCAGTTGTGGGGTACAAGGTTTTTGATTCTAGGAAACCAGCCTTTAACCAACTATGGAGAATTTTTCTCTCCATAGGAATGTGCTTCATAAGCCATTCATGGTTAATGTTGTCAAAGCACCCTTTGATATCACCTTCTAGTATCCATTGTGGTCGATTGCGCCTTGCCAGTAATAAGTGACAAGCAACAATAGCATCCGCGCAGGATCTTTTAGATCTAAAGCCATAAGAGTGACGATCACTGATTGTTTCAGCTATCGGTTCCAGAGCAAACAAATATAATGCTTGCATGGCTCTATCTTTTATCGTGGGTATTCCAAGAGGTCTTCTTTTGCCATTAGATTTACTGATATAAATTCGTTTTAGCGGAGAAGGTTTATACCCTCTTTGTTTTAACTGCTTTATTCCTTGAAATTTAGCATTGTAAGTTGACCATAGTTGACGATCTACACCTGCTGTGTTTTTTCCTTGGTTTTCAGTTACTCTTTTAATGGCTAAAGCTTTTCCACTAAAAGAGCGTGTTAAGAGATGTTGTAAAGATTTTACCTTACTCCATCTTCCTTCTTGAACAGCCTTAACAATACGCCTTTGTAGCCTCATAACAACCTTTTGGCATTTCTTCCATGGCAACTGGTTCCATGCTTCGGAGCTGTTGGTAGGTGCACTTACAGTTTTACTTGTAATCATCTGCTTTCCTACCTTAAGTGGTTGACAAAGTTTCTTGTCACGAGGGACCAAATGGAAGTCTGCTCGTTTTCACGCGAATTAATGTTACAAATTCTATCCATTTCGTTACAAAATGGCATTCGCTTTCTCCATTTTCCTTTACCTGCATTTTCATCAGCGTTCCTTGCGGTTTGCTTGCCATATAGGCGGAAATACAGGCTTACCCTGTTCCTTCTGTCATACAACAGTGGGTTAGGTGACTTCTCTATACCGGTGGAGTTATTATTTGCGTACATCTAGAGATGAAAAATGTAACTTATCCACATTACCTTTTGGTCAGAGCTTATCAGCATCTTTAGCTCTTCAATTTTTACGATACTTACGAAGCTTCACTTACGTTCACCATACCACTAGCCTAGCCCTCCAACCACATGATGCTTGTAGTTTATGCTCCTCTTACGATTACGCATCTTCTTTTTCAAGAGGAGGTTCATTGTCCGCATCGCTCGGCACCAACCGGTTACCCGATTCGCACTGATGCGTAGACTCAGATGGCAAAACATCTGGTTTAATAAGTTTTAGAACTCTTTCAGTTTCTTTCTGAAGGAATTCCTCTCCCTTTAAACAATATGACCGAAGACTTTCAGGTCGCACCATCTCGCAAATGTATTGAGCACCTGTAGAATCTCTACAGAGAACATCAACAATACTTTGCTTTTTAGAGGCAATATCAGGGTCTTGAATAGTACTTAAAAACTCTATATCCTGTATTGCATTTTTGCCAGCAAAACCCAGAATATCGTTGAGGAAGTGAATGAGGATATCTTTATTCTTTTCAGTACCAAAGATACGGCGAAAGGCGACATCATTCTTTGGATCGAGAAACTTCGAAAGAGCCATAACGAACTAACCTAAAAAGCATTAATAATTATACACAATTCTGAAGAAATATTCAACTCTTTTGTGTTTGGTCTATTAAAGTGGTAAATTTAGCTAAATTTCAAGAGTTGGTAAAAAACTACCTTCATAGATGACCCTAGAATGCTACTACGCATCTTGGATGTCAGTTATCATCTTTTACAACTGCCTCTGTAAACCCTCTAAAAAGCCCAGCAAATGAATTCATGAGCTATAAAGAGCTTTAAAAACACTTATTTTTGGTGCAAGAGCCTAACAAAAGTGCGAGCGTCATCTAGCTCTCACATCTTTCATAATAAAGAGCTTGAAGTCAACATTTTCATAGTAAATTTATGCTAACCTGTGCAATAATGTGTAGTTTATTTCTGTTAGCGGCATGGCAAAACGTACTACTATCTCCATAAGGTACAAAATAGCACAAAATATAAGAAGCTGGATATTAAAGCGGAAATATACCCAAAAAGATTTAGCAAATAAAACAGGTATAGAATACTATACGCTGCTAAGGTATGTAAAAGGAAAATGTGGCATTCCAACTGAAAAGTTAAAACGTATAGCAAAGGCATTGTCAGTTCCTATTAGTAATCTACTTCCTCCATCAAGAGAAGACAGTTGTTTTGATAAAGATAAGGCGCAAGAGACGTACGATTTCATGGGAAAATACATGAAAACGATAAATTAAGTGAAGTAAGATTTGTAAGCTTAGATAATTCTTTTACACCTTCATCACCAATATTGTTATTCGATAAATTAAGTGAAGTAAGATTTGTAAGCTTAGATAATTCTTTTACACCTTCATCACTAATATTATTTTTTCCCAAGTTAAGTGAAGTAAAACTTGTAAGCTTACCATTAGCTAAAGCTTTCGCACCTTCATCACTAATTTTGTTATCATTTAAGTGAAGCAAAGTAAGATTTGTAAAATTACCTTCAGCTAACCCTTTTGCACCTTCATTACCAATATTGTTACCATTTAAGTGAAGCCTTTCAAGATTTTTAAGATTACCTTCAGCTAAAGAAGATCATTAGAGGGAAAAGAGGAGCTTGATGATTTGGAAGAGAGCTTAATTGATGAAAGATAGCGCTATGTGTTTCCAAAATTGTGCATAAAAGTAAAACAAAACGAAGGTTAACAGTTGCGTCTTTTTCGCAAGAATAGCTGATAAATGGATTTATGGAAAAAAGGAGTGCCTGAACTATGAAAACATTTACAGGAGAAACTATGAGAAAAAGAACATTAACTGTTACCTGTCGATATGAGCCTGATGAGTTAGCAGATAAACGCTTATCGGATGTATACGGGCAACTGATAGAGAGATTGATAAAGAGAAAAAAAGAAAATAGAGAGAAAGAAACAAATGAAAGTAGTGAGTTTATATGCGAGAGTGTCATCGTGCAAAAAATTAAGCATAGTACGACAAATACAAGTTTTCTTGTCGTTTTAATCTGCACAGATTGCGAAGTTAAATGAAATAGCTTCAGTTTCATGATAAGGGGGCTGGCGAAACTTGTCAAGTAAGTTTTTTCGTTTCTGCGGGCTACTTCTCGACACCAGTGGTGTTAAGTATTCGTACAGTTATTGGTATTATTAAGATACTCCCTAATCTTCTTTAAATCCTCCCAGGCTAAACGTTTTTGCATTGGCTGACGCAGTAGGTAAGCTGGGTGAAATATAGCAGCTGTAGTGATTGAGTGAGATAAATATTGGTTAGTGTACGTATGAAATCTACCACGCAAATTCGATATAGTTTTTGTGCTGTCAAGAAGGCTATAACACGCAATTCCCCCGACCAAAATTAGAATTTGCGGTGAAACCAGTGCAACATGCTTCTCAACAAATGGTCTGCACATATCAAGCTCTAGGTCGGTTGGCTTTCTATTGCCAGGTGGGCGCCAAAATACGGTATTGCTTATGTATACCTTAGTGCGATCAAGATTGATTGCATTTAACATTTTATCGAGCAACATTCCACTTGCACCACAAAATGGTATGCCTTGAAGGTCTTCATTTGCTCCTGGAGCTTCACCAACGAGCATAATTTTTGCGTTTGGATTACCATCGGAAAAAACAGTATTAGTTGCAGTTTTTTTTATCTCACAACCTTCAAATGATTCAACTGCACTTCTTAGTTCATCCACACTACTACATTTACTTGCAAGTTTCCTTGCTTCAATTATCCAATCACTTGGAAACATGTCTTTTCCATCTTTAGTGTCACCCCAGCGCGTATCTGCATCTTTCTTCTGGGTCCCGGTTTGGATAACAGAGGGTTGCACACCCTCTTTGCTCTCCAACTTTTTTTCCCCTTCACCCTCTGTTAGTGTGCAATCAACGCCCACTTCATGGTAAAATTTTAATAATTCTAGGTCTTCATTGCTCATAATGCTTTTTAACCTTTTGTGCTTTTTTCATGGCCATATCATACTTTAATTTAGATAAATGTCTAATATATAATATGCCATTTAAGTGATCTAGCTCATGCTGAATACACCTTGCGAGCCAGCCGCAAGCTTTTAGCGTCTGTTCCTCATTATTTAAATCCTTATATTTCACAGTCAAATATTTTGGACGCTTAATTTCATAGCTTTGCTCTGGAATTGAAAGGCACCCTTCTTTGAGAATTACTTGTTCATCGGATAATTCCGTAATTTCAGGGTTAATCATGTAAAATTTGCCAGTCGATTCATACCCTACTGGCTCGTCTTCAGCTCGAGAGAGCTGAATGTCCATAACAAAAACTCTCCTCAGCACTCCAACTTGCACTGCAGCAAGGCCAAGACCTTCTGCATCGTACACAGCTTCGAACATGTCGTTTACTAATTCTTTAATTTTATCGTTTATATCTGTTACTTCACTGGCACGTGTGATTAGTCTTTCATCAGGGGCAATTACAATTGGTAATATGGACATAAAAATTATAATTCTATGTTTTGCTTTTCCTTTTGTCCAGAATTTAGTGTATATTAAAATGTTGCTATATCTATAATAGAAATATAAATTATTAAAGAAAGCTACAATTTAAATGAAATTGCGTAATAAGGTTAACTAATGTACTCTGCAGTAATAGCAAAACCAAAGAGAAACGTTTTTGCTGTTTTAGACATAGGTACAACAAAGATTATTTGTCTAATCGTTAAAATAAATGGCAACTTCAGCTATAAAGTAACAGGAACGGGCTATAAGATTGCAGAAGGTGTAAACGGTGGGTCGATAACTAATGTAAAACACGCAAATTACTCCATCTCATCAACTATAGGTTTAGCTGAGCAAGTGTCAGAGGAAACTATAGACCAGATATATGTGAACATTGCTGGATGTGGCATCTCATCTTTTAATGTACATAATGAAATCATTGCAGCTAATCATGAAATTTCTGACCGGGATATAAAACGTGTAGTTTTTCAGACGTTTGAGAAATATATTGAAGAAAATGTTATCATTCACAATATACCACTGAAATATCACTTAGATGACATGACTGACATAAAAGAAGTTGGTGGATTGTACGGAAAAAGACTATCTGCTGATGTTAATGTTGTCACTGCTTCGCGTCCAGCGCTTACCAATATTGAAAACTGTATTACCAATAATGGTGGATTAAATATGGCAGGTTGTATTGCTTCTGCATATTCTGCAGGTCTTGCCTGTCTGAGTGAAGATGAAAAAGAGCTCGGGACTGCTATTGTTGATATAGGCGGTGGGTGCACTGCAATTGGAATTTTCAAAAGAGGGAAACTTGTGTATGCAAGCAGCGTTCCAATTGGTGGCGTTCATATCACTCGAGATATTGCTTACGGGCTATGCACAAGCATAGAACGTGCAGAGTATATAAAAATACTGTATGGTAGCACTATCGTAACTTCAATAGATGAGAACGAATATATTACAGTCCAAAATAGTGAAAATGATGAACCTACTCAAGTATTTAAATCTGAGCTTATTAACATCATAAGACCAAGAGTTGAAGAAATACTTGAAATGGTAAGAGAGCAATTTCAAGAGCAGAAAGATCCAATTAATAAAGTAGTGATCACAGGTGGAACTAGTCAACTCACAAGCATGAAGGAAATTGCAGGCTATATATTCAATAAGCAAGTTCGAATTGGGTGCCCTGAGTCTTGTAGCGGTCTTGATGGCGAATATGATAAAAATCCTGTATTTTCTGCTGCTATAGGTTCTATAAAGCTAATAGTTGACACTTTTTATAAGAATAACTCTGGAATGCTCGGTCAAGATGGTAAAATAAGTAAGTTGTACCATTGGGTTAAATCAAAAGTTACAGTCTAGATTTCTGTTTTACCACTTGTCATACAAATGACTTGACACTAGGATCCATAGGGCTTATTTTCATAATACGTAAAGTTATTACATTTATGTACTTGCAAGTAAGCGTACCAATTACAATAAGACATGGAAAATATGAACATAACTATACACTCACAAGAAGATTTTGAATTTATGCGCAAGGCTGGCAGGCTTGCTGCTGAAACTCTTGATTTCATTGCACCGTACGTAAAGGTAGGGGTGACAACTAATGAGTTAAATGATCTATGTCATGATTTTATAATTAATGCAGGTGCAATTCCAGCACCACTAAACTATAGGGGGTATCCAAAATCGATTTGCACTTCAAAAAATGCAGTTGTGTGCCATGGTGTTCCCGATGATAAAACGCTTAAAGATGGAGATATTTTAAATATTGATGTCACGGTGATTTTAAATGGTTGGCATGGTGATACAAGTCGCATGTTTTGGGTTGGCAAGCCATCAATAAAAGCAAAACGTTTGTGTGACGCTACTTATCATGCATTGATGGAAGCAATTAAACAAGTTAAACCCGGCAATAAGTTAAATGAAATAGGGCTTGCTATAGAGCAATATATTAGAGATTTTGGATATTCTATCGTACGCAGCTACTGCGGACATGGTATAGGAAAAGTCTTTCATGCTCCACCAAATGTAGTGCATTTCTATGATCAAGATGAAAATCTCATCTTGAAGGAAGGTATGTTTTTTACAATAGAGCCAATGATTAATGCTGGAAAACATGAGACTCTGCTCAGTAAACTCGATGACTGGACAGTTACAACACGCGATCTTTCACTTTCTGCTCAATTTGAACATACGCTCGGAGTAACTAAAGATGGTGCTGAAATATTCACATTATCACCTAAAAATTGGCACTTCCCACCATATAATTAGATTTTTTTAAACTCTGCTATACTGCAACTATACTTGGATCTTGAAGAAAGCTAATCCTTAATTTGCGATATAGCAACTAGCCCAATTAATGCACAGAAAATCATGTAAAAACTAGCTGAAGTCTCTTGTCCTGTAACTTTGATAATTGTTGTGCATATAAATGGTGCAAGGCCACCAAAAAATCCAGCAGCTATATTTCTTGACAAGCCAAATCCGCTGTACCGAACCTTTGTTGGAAATAATTCACACATAAATGCACTGACAGGACCAAGCGATGCAGCTATTGGAATTATAAAAAGAATATGTGCCGTAAAAGTGAGTAAGTAATTGCCACTACATAACATTGAGAAAACTGGATAACTCACTATTACAAAAGCTATAAATGCAAATTTCATAACTTTTTCTCTTCCTACCTTATCAGAAAGTATTGCAAACAATATTGTCAATCCTCCGAGCGCAATTTGACTCAGTATTTCTACCATATGGTTAAAATGAGTATTTATTGTTGATGTAAGCACATTGAAAAATACCAGATATATGTAAAGAGATGAGTTTTCAACTATATCAACCCCAACTGATATCAGAAAAGGTTTTTTATAGCTATTCAATAACTCTTTTAATGGCAGTTTAGATGGATTTTTCTGTCTTTTATACTCTGGGCTTTCATCAAGTATATATCTCATATATATGCTGATTAATCCCATTGCTAAACTGAAAATGAAAGGTAATCTCCACCCCCAAGATTCAAAATCAGATACTTTTTTGCATATGAGTACTGCTATCAGGCTTAATACTGAACCAAAAATTGCGCTTAATACTTCAATGCTGCCAAAAAATCCTTTTTTGTTTTTAGGAGCGTGTTCTATTAAAAATGGTGCATTTCCTGCTTCTCCTCCAAGGGATATACCCTGCAATAATCTTAAACAAACTACCAGCATTGACGCTAGTATTCCAATGCTTTGATAACCTGGAACAAAAGCAATTAATACAGTTGATAAAGTCATTAATATAATCGAGAGCAATAAGGCAACTCTTCTGCCATGCTTATCACCAATGTGACCAAATATAGCAGCGCCGACTGGTCTCATTAAGAAACCCACTGCAAACACTCCAAAAGCCTTCAATACGCTGGTTAGTTGATCATCCGATGGAAAAAACACACCACCTATTATGTTTATTAAGTGGCCAAAAAGCATGTGGTCATACCACAATAAAGTGTTACAAATCAAACTTGAAAATATTACTTTTGTTATTTGCTGCATAATTTTCTATAGTTTGTTTAGTATTTAGTAATATACATTACTTTTTTTTATATAATAGAAAAATTTGAACATTATACTAATAATAGTATCTTATTAAATCTTAATATTTTTATATCATTGACTATATTCAAATATTTTTATATTATTGCCTATATATTTCCATATGTTTTAGTGGGAAGCTATTTTTATTTGTATGCACAGAGTCTTTTGATGGAGCACTATGACACACACTCCAGTTTTGTTAAAAGAGATGCTATCACTACTATCACCGCAGGATGGTGGTATATACGTGGACGCCACATTTGGAGCTGGAGGGTATAGCAAAGCAATATTGGAGTCAGCTGATTGCAAGGTATATGCAATTGATAGAGATGAAACGGTAACTAAGTTTTATGATGATTTAAGCGTTAGATATCCCGATAGAATAAAACTATTCATTGAGAAGTTTAGTAATATTAAAAGTATACTAAGCAGCGTTGAGCCATCTCCTGTCATCCCAGTACTTGATACTGGAAAAAATAACTGGTCACGCGCTGGAATGAAATCAAACGGAGTGGATGGGGTGGTTTTTGACATCGGAGTTTCATCTATGCAGCTTGATAACGGAGATAGAGGGTTCTCATTTTTACATGATGGTCCACTCGATATGAGCATGGATAACTCTTCTTATATAAACGCTTCAACGTTTGTTAACGCTTTACGTGAAGAAGAAATTGCAAATACTATATATAACTACGGAGGAGAGCATCATTCTCGCAAAATCGCAAGAGCAATAGTAAGTGCACGGAAGAAGAAAACTATCAAAATTACATTTGAGCTTGCGAACATTGTACGTTCTGTGGTGTTCCGTGGAAAAAGCAAAATTGATCCTGCAACCAGAACATTTCAGGCAATCAGAATATGGGTAAACGATGAGCTGGGAGAACTTGAGAGGGGCATTAAAGCTGCATCTGAAATTTTAAATGAGAATGGCAAATTAATTGTTGTCACCTTTCATTCTTTGGAAGATCGTATAGTCAAAACTTTTTTTAAAGATCTATGTGAGCCAAGATCTACTGATTGTAAGACATTCTCTCTTCTAAATAAAAAAGTGATCAAAGCAAGTATAGAAGAAGTAAGTGCAAATCCGCGTTCACGCTCAGCAAAACTAAGAGCTATACAGAAGTTGTCATGAGAACTTTCTGCATCATCTCAATAGTTATGTTTTTTCTTAGCATTGTAGGACTATTTAAGATAAAACTACATGTTCAGTCATTAAATAGAGAGCTAATAAAAATAAAAAGTGAAATTAGTTTAGTACAAAGTGATATAAAAGTTTTACAAGCAGAGTGGAGCTATTTGAATAATCCAAAAAGACTTGCAAGCCTTGTAAAGAAATACCTAAAAAATAACTCTTTAATACTGGCTAGCCAGGTTAAAAATCTTGACTCTTTAAATGGCCGCAGTGTGTTAGCACAACTTAAAACCCAGAGTTAAATTGGTTATACTAAGCTTTATCTTTTACAGATAAGCACACCACAATAAACCTTACTTTAGTATGAAATTGCTTGCGTAAGATTTTGGCAGCCTCTTAACATTTTTTGGCATTTCAATTACGTATTTAACGTTGCGTTTTTTTGCGTAGAATACTGCTTTTTCAAGAGAATCAAACTTTAATACAATCTGTTTTTTTGGATCTTTTGAGCCAACCCACCCCATTAAAGGTTCAATGTAGTAAGAACCAGATTCAATTTTTAGGTGCCAGAGATTTGTATTACCTAAACCAGATTGTGTTGCAGTTTTTGTTGGTTTATAAATCCTAAAA
This genomic interval from Wolbachia endosymbiont (group A) of Rhinocyllus conicus contains the following:
- a CDS encoding helix-turn-helix domain-containing protein → MAKRTTISIRYKIAQNIRSWILKRKYTQKDLANKTGIEYYTLLRYVKGKCGIPTEKLKRIAKALSVPISNLLPPSREDSCFDKDKAQETYDFMGKYMKTIN
- a CDS encoding leucine-rich repeat domain-containing protein, encoding MLHLNDNKISDEGAKALANGKLTSFTSLNLGKNNISDEGVKELSKLTNLTSLNLSNNNIGDEGVKELSKLTNLTSLNLSFSCIFP
- a CDS encoding uracil-DNA glycosylase family protein translates to MSNEDLELLKFYHEVGVDCTLTEGEGEKKLESKEGVQPSVIQTGTQKKDADTRWGDTKDGKDMFPSDWIIEARKLASKCSSVDELRSAVESFEGCEIKKTATNTVFSDGNPNAKIMLVGEAPGANEDLQGIPFCGASGMLLDKMLNAINLDRTKVYISNTVFWRPPGNRKPTDLELDMCRPFVEKHVALVSPQILILVGGIACYSLLDSTKTISNLRGRFHTYTNQYLSHSITTAAIFHPAYLLRQPMQKRLAWEDLKKIREYLNNTNNCTNT
- the def gene encoding peptide deformylase; translation: MSILPIVIAPDERLITRASEVTDINDKIKELVNDMFEAVYDAEGLGLAAVQVGVLRRVFVMDIQLSRAEDEPVGYESTGKFYMINPEITELSDEQVILKEGCLSIPEQSYEIKRPKYLTVKYKDLNNEEQTLKACGWLARCIQHELDHLNGILYIRHLSKLKYDMAMKKAQKVKKHYEQ
- the ftsA gene encoding cell division protein FtsA codes for the protein MYSAVIAKPKRNVFAVLDIGTTKIICLIVKINGNFSYKVTGTGYKIAEGVNGGSITNVKHANYSISSTIGLAEQVSEETIDQIYVNIAGCGISSFNVHNEIIAANHEISDRDIKRVVFQTFEKYIEENVIIHNIPLKYHLDDMTDIKEVGGLYGKRLSADVNVVTASRPALTNIENCITNNGGLNMAGCIASAYSAGLACLSEDEKELGTAIVDIGGGCTAIGIFKRGKLVYASSVPIGGVHITRDIAYGLCTSIERAEYIKILYGSTIVTSIDENEYITVQNSENDEPTQVFKSELINIIRPRVEEILEMVREQFQEQKDPINKVVITGGTSQLTSMKEIAGYIFNKQVRIGCPESCSGLDGEYDKNPVFSAAIGSIKLIVDTFYKNNSGMLGQDGKISKLYHWVKSKVTV
- the map gene encoding type I methionyl aminopeptidase, yielding MNITIHSQEDFEFMRKAGRLAAETLDFIAPYVKVGVTTNELNDLCHDFIINAGAIPAPLNYRGYPKSICTSKNAVVCHGVPDDKTLKDGDILNIDVTVILNGWHGDTSRMFWVGKPSIKAKRLCDATYHALMEAIKQVKPGNKLNEIGLAIEQYIRDFGYSIVRSYCGHGIGKVFHAPPNVVHFYDQDENLILKEGMFFTIEPMINAGKHETLLSKLDDWTVTTRDLSLSAQFEHTLGVTKDGAEIFTLSPKNWHFPPYN
- a CDS encoding MFS transporter — its product is MQQITKVIFSSLICNTLLWYDHMLFGHLINIIGGVFFPSDDQLTSVLKAFGVFAVGFLMRPVGAAIFGHIGDKHGRRVALLLSIILMTLSTVLIAFVPGYQSIGILASMLVVCLRLLQGISLGGEAGNAPFLIEHAPKNKKGFFGSIEVLSAIFGSVLSLIAVLICKKVSDFESWGWRLPFIFSLAMGLISIYMRYILDESPEYKRQKNPSKLPLKELLNSYKKPFLISVGVDIVENSSLYIYLVFFNVLTSTINTHFNHMVEILSQIALGGLTILFAILSDKVGREKVMKFAFIAFVIVSYPVFSMLCSGNYLLTFTAHILFIIPIAASLGPVSAFMCELFPTKVRYSGFGLSRNIAAGFFGGLAPFICTTIIKVTGQETSASFYMIFCALIGLVAISQIKD
- the rsmH gene encoding 16S rRNA (cytosine(1402)-N(4))-methyltransferase RsmH; protein product: MTHTPVLLKEMLSLLSPQDGGIYVDATFGAGGYSKAILESADCKVYAIDRDETVTKFYDDLSVRYPDRIKLFIEKFSNIKSILSSVEPSPVIPVLDTGKNNWSRAGMKSNGVDGVVFDIGVSSMQLDNGDRGFSFLHDGPLDMSMDNSSYINASTFVNALREEEIANTIYNYGGEHHSRKIARAIVSARKKKTIKITFELANIVRSVVFRGKSKIDPATRTFQAIRIWVNDELGELERGIKAASEILNENGKLIVVTFHSLEDRIVKTFFKDLCEPRSTDCKTFSLLNKKVIKASIEEVSANPRSRSAKLRAIQKLS
- a CDS encoding ETC complex I subunit, with amino-acid sequence MGIDDKVVFRIYKPTKTATQSGLGNTNLWHLKIESGSYYIEPLMGWVGSKDPKKQIVLKFDSLEKAVFYAKKRNVKYVIEMPKNVKRLPKSYASNFILK